A genomic region of Oscillatoria sp. FACHB-1407 contains the following coding sequences:
- the urtA gene encoding urea ABC transporter substrate-binding protein: MTRLFGRRKFLLYGSAALGTSILLKACASAPTDTAESPAAESPAAESPAAAGGETIKVGILHSLSGTMAISEKSVVDSTKLAIKQINDAGGILGKQIEAIEEDGASDWPTFAEKATKLIDEDQVVVVFGCWTSASRKAVLPVFESKNHMLYYPVQYEGQECSKNIFYTGAAPNQQIEPSVDWLLENKGTDFYLVGSDYVFPRTANTIIKAQLEAKGGTTVGEDYLPLGNTEVAPIIAKIRSALPNGGVIYNTLNGDSNVAFFKQMQGAGLTPDKYPVMSVSIAEEEVQAIGKEYLLGHFAAWNYFMTVDTPENTAYVEAFKAEYGDTRVTNDPMEAAYISVNIWKQAVEKAGTEGTPSDLEAVRAAAYGQQFAAPEGPVTMNPNHHISKTVRIGEVRDDGLFEIVFETDGPVDPVPWNQFVAETKGFACDWTKTDVETPGKYQI; the protein is encoded by the coding sequence ATGACAAGGCTATTTGGTCGCCGCAAATTTTTGTTGTATGGTTCCGCCGCGTTAGGAACCAGTATTTTATTAAAAGCTTGTGCCAGCGCACCCACTGATACGGCTGAATCTCCTGCGGCTGAGTCTCCCGCAGCTGAGTCTCCCGCTGCGGCTGGTGGTGAAACCATCAAAGTTGGTATTTTGCACTCCCTCAGCGGCACAATGGCCATCTCTGAGAAGAGTGTGGTTGACTCTACAAAGCTTGCGATTAAGCAGATCAATGATGCAGGTGGAATTTTAGGTAAGCAGATCGAGGCGATCGAAGAAGACGGTGCCTCTGACTGGCCTACCTTTGCTGAAAAAGCCACCAAGCTGATCGACGAAGATCAGGTGGTTGTGGTGTTTGGTTGCTGGACATCGGCTAGCCGCAAAGCTGTGCTGCCTGTCTTTGAATCCAAAAATCACATGCTCTACTACCCTGTGCAGTATGAGGGTCAAGAGTGTTCCAAAAACATTTTCTACACTGGAGCCGCTCCCAACCAGCAGATCGAACCCTCTGTGGACTGGTTGTTGGAAAACAAAGGCACAGACTTCTACCTGGTTGGCTCTGACTACGTATTCCCCCGTACCGCAAACACCATCATCAAGGCGCAATTGGAAGCGAAGGGTGGCACCACGGTTGGTGAAGACTACCTGCCTCTGGGCAACACCGAAGTTGCACCCATCATCGCGAAGATTCGCTCGGCTCTGCCTAATGGTGGCGTGATCTACAACACCCTGAACGGGGACAGCAACGTTGCCTTCTTCAAGCAGATGCAAGGTGCAGGTCTAACACCAGACAAGTATCCTGTGATGTCGGTGAGTATCGCGGAAGAAGAAGTTCAGGCGATCGGTAAGGAATACCTGTTGGGTCACTTTGCTGCCTGGAACTACTTCATGACGGTTGATACGCCTGAGAACACTGCCTACGTTGAAGCATTCAAGGCGGAGTACGGTGATACTCGTGTAACCAACGACCCCATGGAAGCGGCTTACATCTCCGTCAACATCTGGAAGCAAGCCGTTGAGAAAGCGGGCACCGAAGGAACTCCTTCTGACCTGGAAGCGGTTCGTGCCGCCGCATACGGTCAACAGTTCGCAGCACCGGAAGGTCCTGTGACGATGAACCCCAACCACCACATCTCCAAGACCGTGCGAATTGGGGAAGTCCGTGATGACGGTCTGTTTGAGATCGTCTTTGAAACCGACGGTCCCGTTGATCCAGTGCCATGGAACCAGTTTGTGGCTGAAACGAAGGGCTTTGCCTGTGACTGGACGAAGACCGACGTTGAAACTCCAGGTAAGTACCAGATCTAA
- the urtD gene encoding urea ABC transporter ATP-binding protein UrtD — protein MSGKILEIENLTVDFDGFKALNHLNFSMDVGELRVIIGPNGAGKTTFLDVITGKVKPTEGRVLVKGRNVRSLKEHQIARFGVGRKFQTPRVYLNLTPRENLELACNRNKNVFSTLFQGTPAPEKRNVVSLLETIGLTHKADMKANLLSHGEKQWLEIGMLVAQSPDLLLVDEPVAGLTDEETERTGDLLLSLAESHSVIVIEHDMEFVRQIARQVTVLHEGSVLFEGTIDEVQSDPRVIEVYLGQEVHSEKPISLDQAVLEVASGSDVIG, from the coding sequence ATGAGCGGAAAAATCTTGGAAATTGAGAATTTAACCGTTGATTTTGACGGTTTCAAAGCTCTCAATCATCTCAATTTCAGCATGGATGTCGGTGAGTTGCGGGTGATCATTGGTCCAAACGGGGCAGGTAAAACGACCTTTTTGGATGTGATCACGGGTAAAGTCAAACCAACTGAGGGGCGGGTGCTGGTCAAAGGGCGTAATGTGCGATCGCTCAAGGAACACCAAATCGCACGGTTCGGCGTAGGTCGTAAGTTTCAAACTCCACGGGTTTATCTCAATTTGACTCCCCGTGAAAATCTAGAGCTAGCGTGTAATCGCAACAAGAATGTATTTTCGACGCTGTTTCAAGGAACTCCAGCACCGGAGAAACGGAATGTCGTGAGCTTACTGGAAACGATTGGCTTGACTCATAAAGCCGATATGAAAGCAAACTTGCTTTCTCACGGTGAGAAGCAATGGTTAGAAATTGGCATGTTGGTTGCCCAATCCCCCGATCTGCTGTTGGTGGATGAGCCTGTTGCCGGACTCACCGACGAAGAAACCGAACGCACAGGAGATCTGTTGCTGTCGCTCGCAGAAAGCCATTCCGTCATCGTGATCGAACACGATATGGAATTTGTCCGGCAAATTGCTCGTCAGGTCACAGTTTTACATGAAGGCTCTGTGCTCTTTGAAGGCACGATCGATGAGGTGCAGAGTGATCCTCGTGTGATTGAAGTCTATCTGGGACAAGAAGTTCACTCGGAAAAGCCGATCAGTCTCGACCAGGCAGTTCTAGAGGTTGCCAGTGGCTCTGATGTCATTGGGTAA
- the urtC gene encoding urea ABC transporter permease subunit UrtC, with the protein MTTQAAVEPSVAKAGKQRSLLIESGIVLAIALALIFIVPAILSDFRLELLWRFLALAIVALGIDLIWGYTGLLSLGHGVFFALGGYALAMHMKLQIPASASIQLPEFMTLYGVTELPWFWKPFYSFSFSMFAVVLIPAILAAILGYLVFRNRIRGVYFSILTQATTIIFFNFFNGQQKLINGTNGLTDFNTLLGASVKDEGTRFGFYVATVIFLVLAYALCRWLTSGRFGRLLIAIRDDEPRVRFSGYDPTGFKVLVFAVSGALAGLAGAMFTLQTGIISPKSMDIAFSIEMVIWVAVGGRATLAGAVLGALVVNFAKSLLSEQFPDIWLFFQGGLFLLVVLAMPTGIVGVLRDRSVEWFQTLTGRRSVATYPSLEKDPEVQHERKNLGN; encoded by the coding sequence ATGACAACACAAGCAGCCGTTGAACCATCGGTAGCCAAGGCAGGGAAACAGCGATCGCTCCTAATTGAGTCAGGTATTGTTCTGGCGATCGCACTGGCGTTGATCTTTATCGTTCCGGCGATTCTGTCGGACTTTCGTCTGGAGTTGCTGTGGCGGTTTCTGGCGTTGGCGATCGTGGCGTTGGGAATCGACCTGATCTGGGGTTACACCGGATTGCTGAGCCTGGGGCATGGGGTCTTCTTTGCGTTGGGGGGCTATGCTCTGGCGATGCACATGAAGCTTCAGATTCCAGCGAGTGCCAGCATTCAACTGCCAGAATTTATGACCCTCTACGGGGTGACTGAGTTGCCCTGGTTCTGGAAGCCTTTTTACTCCTTTAGCTTCTCCATGTTTGCGGTGGTTCTGATTCCTGCAATTCTGGCAGCGATTCTGGGCTACCTGGTGTTTCGCAACCGGATTCGGGGTGTTTATTTCTCCATCCTGACGCAGGCAACCACCATCATCTTTTTCAACTTTTTCAACGGGCAACAAAAGCTGATCAACGGCACCAACGGTTTGACCGACTTCAATACATTGCTGGGAGCTTCAGTCAAAGATGAGGGCACCCGCTTTGGATTTTATGTAGCAACCGTGATCTTCCTGGTGCTGGCTTACGCGCTCTGTCGTTGGTTGACCAGTGGACGGTTCGGACGCTTGCTCATTGCCATCCGAGATGATGAACCCCGTGTCCGTTTTTCGGGCTATGACCCCACGGGCTTTAAGGTGCTGGTGTTTGCGGTGTCGGGTGCCCTTGCCGGATTGGCTGGAGCGATGTTCACCCTGCAAACCGGGATCATCTCGCCTAAGTCGATGGATATCGCTTTCTCAATTGAGATGGTGATTTGGGTGGCGGTTGGCGGACGGGCAACCCTGGCAGGAGCGGTGTTGGGCGCGTTAGTGGTGAACTTTGCTAAGAGTTTGCTGAGTGAACAGTTTCCGGACATCTGGTTGTTCTTCCAGGGCGGTTTGTTCCTGTTGGTGGTGCTGGCGATGCCCACCGGAATTGTCGGAGTGTTGCGCGATCGCAGCGTGGAGTGGTTCCAGACCTTAACAGGTCGTCGTAGCGTTGCGACCTATCCCAGCTTAGAAAAAGACCCAGAGGTTCAGCATGAGCGGAAAAATCTTGGAAATTGA
- the ureG gene encoding urease accessory protein UreG yields the protein MHTFRVGIAGPVGSGKTALVDRLCKAMRDEFNIAVVTNDIYTQEDAQFLVRSEALERDRIVGVETGGCPHTAIREDASINLVAIEQLEQRFQPLDLVFVESGGDNLASTFSPELVDLTIYVIDVAAGDKIPRKGGPGITKSDLLVINKIDLAPYVGADLAVMERDARKMRGDKPFVFTNLKIHEGLPTIIDFIRLHMGKVTQLVEPISF from the coding sequence ATGCACACATTTCGAGTTGGAATTGCAGGTCCAGTCGGGTCAGGAAAAACGGCTTTAGTGGATCGGCTCTGCAAAGCGATGCGTGATGAATTCAACATTGCAGTGGTCACAAACGACATTTATACCCAAGAGGATGCTCAGTTTTTGGTTCGTAGCGAAGCCCTAGAGCGCGATCGCATCGTCGGGGTTGAGACGGGAGGATGCCCTCATACGGCAATTCGAGAAGATGCCTCGATTAACCTGGTGGCGATCGAACAACTGGAACAGCGGTTTCAACCTCTCGATCTGGTGTTTGTCGAGAGTGGGGGGGACAATCTGGCGTCTACCTTCAGCCCAGAGTTAGTCGATCTGACGATTTACGTGATTGATGTCGCCGCCGGAGACAAAATTCCTCGTAAAGGTGGACCGGGGATCACCAAGTCAGACTTGCTGGTAATTAACAAAATTGATTTGGCACCCTATGTTGGAGCAGATTTGGCTGTGATGGAACGCGATGCCCGCAAAATGCGAGGTGATAAGCCCTTTGTCTTCACCAACTTAAAAATTCACGAAGGATTGCCGACAATTATCGATTTCATTCGATTACATATGGGCAAAGTCACCCAACTGGTAGAACCGATCTCATTCTAA
- the hisB gene encoding imidazoleglycerol-phosphate dehydratase HisB — MQTRSTDLNSSLASPANSAFLTRTASVSRTTKETDVQVSLNLDGEGRCTAATGVPFLDHMLDQIASHGLIDLDVQAKGDLHIDDHHTNEDVGITLGQALAKALGDRKGITRFGHFVAPLDEALVQVVLDFSGRPHLSYGLEIPTQRVGTYDTQLVREFFVAIVNHAQMTLHIRQMDGINSHHIIEATFKAFARALRMAVEIDPRRAHTIPSSKGVL; from the coding sequence ATGCAAACTCGCTCGACCGATCTCAACTCCAGCCTTGCCTCCCCTGCTAACTCAGCGTTTCTGACTCGCACCGCATCGGTGAGCCGCACCACAAAGGAAACCGATGTGCAGGTCAGCCTCAATCTCGACGGTGAGGGACGCTGCACTGCCGCGACGGGAGTTCCCTTTTTAGATCACATGCTGGATCAGATCGCCTCGCACGGACTGATTGATCTAGATGTGCAGGCAAAGGGCGACTTGCACATTGACGACCACCACACCAACGAAGATGTGGGCATCACCTTGGGGCAAGCGTTGGCAAAAGCATTGGGCGATCGCAAAGGGATTACCCGCTTTGGTCACTTTGTTGCCCCTTTAGACGAAGCCTTAGTGCAAGTCGTGCTCGACTTCTCGGGACGACCCCACCTCAGCTATGGCTTAGAAATCCCGACACAACGAGTCGGCACGTATGATACGCAACTGGTGCGCGAGTTTTTTGTGGCGATCGTCAACCACGCTCAAATGACACTCCACATTCGCCAGATGGATGGCATCAACTCCCACCACATTATTGAGGCGACGTTTAAAGCCTTTGCCCGTGCCCTACGCATGGCAGTCGAGATTGATCCTCGACGTGCCCACACGATTCCCAGTTCTAAAGGAGTCCTGTAG
- the ureE gene encoding urease accessory protein UreE, with amino-acid sequence MLTYTQRIPQDSNVTIHRTLALTADERVRSRHYFESDGQAVYLQLPRGSILHHGDLLQSSENSSVLQVIAKPEPVLTVTATTPLLLLKAAYHLGNRHVALEVTRTYLRLSPDPVLRSMLEQMGLQIIEEVAPFQPEAGAYGHRQSSSSTAHTHEAHTHTHSHGEHAHGYPSHDH; translated from the coding sequence ATGTTGACCTACACACAGCGCATTCCCCAGGACTCAAATGTGACGATTCATCGGACGTTGGCTCTGACCGCTGACGAACGGGTGCGATCGCGCCATTACTTTGAAAGCGATGGTCAAGCTGTGTACCTACAGCTTCCTAGGGGTAGCATATTGCACCATGGGGATTTATTGCAATCCTCAGAGAATAGTTCTGTTCTTCAAGTGATTGCCAAACCAGAGCCAGTCCTAACGGTGACAGCTACAACTCCCCTGTTGCTGCTCAAAGCGGCTTATCATCTGGGCAATCGTCATGTTGCTCTGGAAGTGACGCGAACTTACCTGCGGTTATCCCCTGATCCAGTATTACGCTCCATGTTGGAGCAGATGGGATTACAAATTATTGAGGAAGTTGCTCCCTTTCAACCCGAAGCCGGAGCCTATGGACATCGCCAATCCTCCAGTTCCACAGCCCACACCCACGAAGCACACACCCACACTCACTCCCACGGAGAACACGCTCATGGATACCCTTCCCATGACCACTGA
- the urtB gene encoding urea ABC transporter permease subunit UrtB produces the protein MLPSILDGVFSGLSIGSILLLAALGLAIVFGLMGVINMAHGELMMLGAYTTFVVQNAFKQIGGPLFEIYILFALVAAFIVAALVGLALERGVIRYLYGRPLETLLATWGVSLILQQFVRSVNWVLVIGLVLFCVLFFGGQWLLRRQSNVQQLKQWAIALLLSLSIAISLAVGTFLSQTYKLAVTEPWFGAQNKDVTAPAWLRGGFEIAGGYQLPYVRMFILVLTVICVVGVYFFLQKSPWGLRIRSVTQNRNMSACLGISTRKVDAITFAIGSGLAGVAGCAVSLLGSVGPNTGQNYIVNTFMVVVVGGVGNLFGSILGAMAIGISEYVIGTGMLAFLTKFQPLVDFFTFFATTSMAKVMVFALIVIFLQYRPGGLFPQKGRTVDA, from the coding sequence TTGTTACCCAGTATTTTAGATGGTGTCTTTAGCGGACTCAGCATCGGCTCGATTTTGCTGCTAGCTGCCCTTGGCTTGGCGATCGTGTTTGGACTGATGGGTGTGATCAACATGGCTCACGGTGAGTTGATGATGCTGGGAGCCTACACCACATTCGTCGTGCAAAACGCCTTTAAGCAAATCGGTGGTCCCCTCTTTGAGATTTATATTCTTTTTGCCTTAGTAGCCGCCTTTATTGTGGCGGCTCTGGTGGGTCTGGCGTTAGAGCGGGGTGTAATTCGCTATCTCTATGGGCGACCGCTCGAAACCCTGCTAGCCACCTGGGGCGTGAGCCTGATCTTGCAACAGTTTGTCCGCAGTGTGAACTGGGTACTGGTAATTGGCTTGGTGCTGTTTTGTGTGCTGTTTTTTGGTGGGCAATGGCTGTTGCGACGACAGTCGAACGTGCAGCAATTGAAACAATGGGCGATCGCCCTCTTGTTGTCCCTGTCGATCGCGATCTCGCTGGCAGTCGGCACCTTTTTATCTCAGACGTATAAGTTAGCGGTAACAGAACCCTGGTTTGGCGCACAAAACAAAGACGTGACGGCTCCGGCATGGCTCAGAGGTGGCTTTGAGATTGCGGGGGGATATCAGCTTCCCTATGTCCGTATGTTTATTTTGGTGCTGACGGTGATCTGTGTTGTGGGCGTTTATTTCTTCCTGCAAAAGTCGCCCTGGGGCTTACGCATTCGATCCGTTACTCAAAACCGCAACATGAGTGCCTGTCTTGGCATCTCAACCCGCAAAGTCGATGCGATCACCTTTGCGATCGGTTCTGGTTTGGCGGGAGTTGCCGGATGTGCAGTGAGTTTGTTGGGGTCAGTGGGTCCCAATACGGGACAAAACTACATCGTCAATACCTTCATGGTCGTTGTCGTTGGCGGTGTGGGCAACTTGTTTGGCAGTATTTTAGGCGCGATGGCGATCGGCATCAGTGAATATGTGATTGGTACGGGGATGCTGGCATTCCTGACTAAGTTCCAGCCATTGGTTGATTTCTTCACCTTTTTCGCAACGACCAGCATGGCAAAAGTAATGGTCTTTGCATTAATCGTGATCTTCTTGCAATACCGTCCGGGTGGTCTGTTTCCGCAGAAGGGACGAACGGTAGATGCGTAA
- a CDS encoding urease accessory protein UreF has protein sequence MDTLPMTTEDVTRDPYALLRLLQLVSPALPVGAYTYSEGLETLVQAGQMTDAAGLQSWLEQELRYGAIRVEGAIALRAYHCTQQEDLTGLSNWNHWLSAFRETEELRQQSWQMGRSLTRLLLDLDPQLRDPIQACGDPCHFAIAFAIAAARWNIDPHSALLGYLQSWATNLVNAGVKLIPLGQTAGQQIGLALHPRLVAAVDDILLMPDNALDCCSWGVAIASMTHETLYSRLFRS, from the coding sequence ATGGATACCCTTCCCATGACCACTGAGGACGTTACTCGTGACCCCTATGCCTTATTGCGGTTGTTGCAATTGGTCAGTCCCGCTTTGCCTGTGGGGGCTTACACATACTCCGAGGGACTGGAAACGCTGGTACAGGCAGGTCAGATGACGGATGCAGCAGGCTTACAGAGTTGGTTAGAGCAGGAGTTGCGGTATGGGGCAATTCGGGTGGAAGGGGCGATCGCTCTAAGAGCCTACCACTGCACCCAACAAGAAGATTTGACGGGTCTGAGCAACTGGAATCACTGGCTATCTGCTTTTCGAGAAACTGAAGAATTGCGTCAACAAAGTTGGCAAATGGGGCGATCGCTGACTCGATTGTTGTTAGATCTCGATCCTCAACTGCGTGATCCCATTCAGGCGTGCGGTGATCCCTGCCACTTTGCGATCGCCTTTGCCATTGCCGCTGCCCGCTGGAACATTGACCCGCACTCGGCTCTATTGGGCTATTTGCAAAGTTGGGCAACCAATCTGGTCAATGCTGGAGTGAAGTTGATCCCCTTAGGGCAAACCGCCGGACAGCAAATCGGGTTAGCCTTACATCCTCGATTAGTCGCCGCAGTTGACGACATTCTGCTCATGCCCGACAATGCGCTAGATTGCTGTAGCTGGGGTGTGGCGATCGCCAGCATGACCCACGAGACGCTCTACTCTCGCCTATTTCGGAGTTGA